The proteins below come from a single Leptospiraceae bacterium genomic window:
- a CDS encoding CCA tRNA nucleotidyltransferase, whose protein sequence is MFTASQLINQIPENYKKDLYFISSKINEFGYESYIIGGSVRDLILGKNPHEYDIATSAHPEEIKKIFKRVIETGIQHGTVTILLGDNTYEVTTYRKDMDYTDGRRPDKIEFGASLSEDMKRRDFTMNAIALDLISETLIDENNGIEDINNKIIRTIGDPINRFGEDGLRPIRAIRFLSTLGFKIESKTYNAIYLTRNITEKISKERFHDELNKIISSQNPFIGLYELITNKIFELFTNHPIKTNPNLEHLKNIEKLEVTPLGLRLAFLLDTIFENSKDPNLILKELRYSKTNIKDCLFYLDLFEQNYQINKMNIQEMRQFLSKLFYYTGKREIDSITKGFFSYLRIFFDDKNLQDFETSTVQVYNSNSALILKDLVVNGNKILEKFPDIDKRKIGGILQTILNRVLEEPEFNKEETIYKFIENLNTENVI, encoded by the coding sequence ATGTTTACTGCTTCACAACTAATTAATCAAATTCCAGAAAATTACAAAAAAGATTTATACTTTATTTCATCCAAAATAAATGAATTTGGATACGAGTCCTATATCATCGGCGGTTCAGTTCGCGACTTAATTCTCGGTAAAAATCCACATGAATACGATATTGCAACTTCCGCTCATCCTGAAGAAATTAAAAAAATATTTAAAAGAGTAATAGAGACTGGAATCCAGCATGGAACGGTTACTATACTGTTAGGCGATAATACGTATGAAGTAACTACTTACCGGAAAGACATGGATTACACGGACGGAAGAAGGCCAGATAAAATAGAATTTGGAGCAAGTCTAAGCGAAGACATGAAAAGGCGTGATTTTACTATGAATGCTATCGCACTCGATCTAATTTCTGAAACACTTATAGATGAAAACAATGGAATCGAAGATATAAATAATAAAATTATTCGGACTATTGGAGACCCAATAAATAGATTTGGTGAAGATGGACTGCGACCAATACGTGCTATCCGCTTCTTATCAACATTAGGTTTTAAAATTGAATCTAAAACATACAATGCAATCTATTTGACCAGGAATATTACTGAAAAAATTTCAAAAGAAAGATTTCATGATGAATTAAATAAAATTATAAGTTCCCAAAATCCGTTTATCGGATTATACGAACTTATTACAAATAAAATTTTTGAATTATTTACAAATCATCCTATTAAAACAAATCCAAACTTAGAACATCTCAAAAATATTGAAAAACTGGAAGTAACTCCGCTTGGTTTACGTTTGGCGTTTTTACTTGATACGATATTCGAAAATTCAAAAGATCCGAATTTAATTTTAAAAGAACTCCGCTATTCAAAAACAAATATAAAAGACTGCCTATTCTACTTAGATTTATTTGAACAAAATTACCAAATCAATAAAATGAATATTCAGGAAATGAGGCAGTTTCTTTCGAAATTATTTTATTACACAGGGAAAAGAGAAATTGATTCAATAACTAAAGGATTTTTTAGTTATTTAAGAATTTTTTTCGATGACAAAAATTTGCAAGACTTTGAAACTTCTACGGTTCAAGTATATAATTCCAATTCTGCACTTATATTAAAAGACTTAGTTGTGAATGGAAATAAAATCTTAGAAAAATTTCCTGATATTGACAAACGAAAAATCGGCGGCATTTTACAAACGATACTTAACCGAGTTTTAGAAGAGCCTGAATTTAACAAAGAAGAAACTATTTACAAATTTATCGAAAACTTAAATACTGAAAACGTAATTTAA
- a CDS encoding transcriptional repressor: MVKQEELKEILHKADLKITRSRIEVLKILFHTHKPITHNYIMEHLPEKDTWDRVTIYRTLSEFTEKKIIKSLPSNERITYFEIKNETKPEHSHLVCDVCGKMECFSEDSYKFHFKENTQDFRVRSLEIIIRGLCKNCQ, from the coding sequence ATGGTAAAACAAGAAGAACTAAAAGAAATTCTGCACAAAGCGGATTTAAAAATTACTCGCAGCAGAATCGAAGTTTTAAAAATTTTATTTCATACTCATAAACCCATTACTCATAATTATATTATGGAGCATTTACCCGAAAAAGATACTTGGGACCGGGTCACCATTTATAGAACTCTTTCTGAATTTACGGAAAAAAAAATTATTAAATCCTTGCCATCCAATGAAAGAATCACATATTTTGAAATTAAAAATGAAACTAAACCCGAACACAGTCATTTAGTGTGCGATGTTTGCGGCAAAATGGAATGTTTTAGTGAAGATTCATACAAATTTCATTTTAAAGAAAACACGCAGGATTTCCGTGTAAGGTCTTTAGAAATAATCATTCGAGGTCTTTGTAAAAATTGTCAGTAA